One Sphaerisporangium krabiense DNA segment encodes these proteins:
- a CDS encoding GntR family transcriptional regulator has product MSIEGSTDRTAETRARLLDLIDSLPAGERIPSERELAERWGVARMTLRKAIDRLVLDSLLERRHRRGTYTCRPRVPRHLTISSFTEEMTRRGVQASSRMLALKRTRASVEVSRRLRVPEGEPVIRFTRLRLGDGEPVAIETNYVPAVLFPGLTEADLDGSWYAVMSRRYGIDIIAGTAQVQPALPDERTAELLGIPPGQPCFSILTVVRDRNGRVVEYGDSVYRGDYYTITVELLPTVEARGAPRPPH; this is encoded by the coding sequence TTGTCCATCGAAGGATCCACCGACAGGACCGCCGAGACCCGTGCCCGCCTCCTCGACCTCATCGACTCGCTCCCGGCCGGGGAGCGCATTCCCTCCGAGCGCGAACTGGCGGAACGCTGGGGCGTCGCCCGGATGACCCTCCGCAAGGCGATCGACCGCCTCGTCCTGGACAGCCTGCTGGAGCGCAGGCACCGGCGGGGCACCTACACCTGCAGGCCCCGGGTGCCGCGGCACCTGACCATCTCCTCGTTCACCGAGGAGATGACCCGTCGCGGCGTCCAGGCGAGCAGCCGCATGCTGGCACTGAAGCGCACTCGCGCGAGCGTCGAGGTGTCCAGGCGGCTCCGCGTCCCCGAAGGGGAGCCGGTGATCCGTTTCACCCGATTACGGCTCGGTGACGGCGAACCGGTGGCGATCGAGACCAACTACGTGCCGGCGGTCCTGTTCCCCGGCCTGACCGAGGCGGACCTGGACGGGTCGTGGTACGCGGTGATGTCGCGCAGGTACGGCATCGACATCATCGCCGGAACCGCGCAGGTCCAACCGGCGCTCCCCGACGAGCGCACCGCCGAACTGCTCGGCATCCCGCCGGGCCAGCCCTGCTTCAGCATCCTCACCGTGGTCCGGGACCGCAACGGACGGGTCGTCGAGTACGGCGACTCCGTCTACCGCGGCGATTACTACACCATCACGGTCGAGCTCCTCCCTACGGTCGAGGCGCGAGGCGCCCCCCGTCCCCCCCACTGA
- a CDS encoding zinc-dependent alcohol dehydrogenase, with product MKANCWMGRNTVEVQDVPDPGILNPRDAVVRITSSAICGSDLHLYDGFVPTMKKGDVLGHEFMGEVVEVGPGVTTLRVGDRVVVPFPISCGGCLACENGLFSVCENSNPNAGMAEKLLGHSPAGIFGYSHMLGGYPGGQAQYARVPFADVGPIVVDDDLPDEKVLFLSDILPTGWMGAEMCEIKPGDVIAVWGAGPVGQFAVASALLMGAERVICIDRFSYRLQIAARAGAETINYEQTDVLDALRDMTAGRGPDACIDAVGMEAHYPVPAVHAYDRAKQATRAETDRPYALREAILACRNGGVVSVIGVYAGLIDKFPMGSFMNRSLTLRTGQCHVQRYMEPLLARIREGALDPSFVITHHLDLEDAPRGYEMFKHKENECNKVVLHPW from the coding sequence ATGAAAGCCAACTGCTGGATGGGGCGCAACACGGTCGAGGTCCAGGACGTCCCCGACCCCGGAATTCTCAACCCGAGGGATGCCGTCGTCCGCATCACCTCCAGCGCGATCTGCGGCTCCGACCTGCACCTGTACGACGGCTTCGTCCCGACCATGAAGAAGGGCGACGTCCTCGGCCACGAGTTCATGGGCGAGGTCGTCGAGGTCGGCCCCGGGGTCACCACCCTGCGGGTGGGCGACCGGGTCGTGGTGCCGTTCCCGATCTCCTGCGGCGGGTGCCTGGCCTGCGAGAACGGGCTGTTCTCCGTGTGCGAGAACTCCAACCCGAACGCGGGCATGGCCGAGAAGCTCCTCGGCCACTCCCCGGCGGGCATCTTCGGCTACTCCCACATGCTCGGCGGCTACCCCGGAGGCCAGGCGCAGTACGCCCGGGTGCCGTTCGCCGACGTCGGGCCGATCGTGGTCGACGACGACCTGCCCGATGAAAAGGTGCTGTTCCTGTCCGACATCCTCCCGACCGGCTGGATGGGCGCCGAGATGTGCGAGATCAAGCCGGGCGACGTGATCGCCGTGTGGGGCGCGGGCCCCGTGGGGCAGTTCGCGGTCGCGAGCGCCCTGCTCATGGGCGCCGAACGGGTGATCTGCATCGACCGCTTCTCCTACCGGCTCCAGATCGCCGCGCGCGCGGGCGCGGAGACGATCAACTACGAGCAGACCGACGTCTTGGACGCGCTGCGCGACATGACCGCGGGCCGGGGGCCGGACGCGTGCATCGACGCCGTGGGCATGGAGGCGCACTACCCCGTCCCGGCCGTCCACGCCTACGACCGGGCCAAGCAGGCGACCCGGGCCGAGACCGACCGGCCGTACGCGCTGCGGGAGGCGATCCTGGCCTGCCGCAACGGCGGCGTCGTCTCGGTGATCGGCGTCTACGCGGGGCTGATCGACAAGTTCCCGATGGGGTCGTTCATGAACCGGTCCCTGACGCTGCGGACGGGCCAGTGCCACGTCCAGCGGTACATGGAGCCGCTGCTGGCGAGGATCAGGGAGGGGGCGCTCGACCCCAGCTTCGTGATCACCCACCACCTGGACCTGGAGGACGCCCCGCGCGGATACGAGATGTTCAAGCACAAGGAGAACGAGTGCAACAAGGTCGTCCTGCACCCCTGGTGA
- a CDS encoding ABC transporter substrate-binding protein: MPRYRHYRRLSVIAATLVVGAGMTAACGGGDGGGGDGASTGTVKLSFWTHTHPPMIDLNKKLIAEYEKSHPNVKIEYQTIPNTEFGTKMLTSLSTGAGPDIINMDDNALRGEYIPKNLLAPVDPAGFGKSSAAEIEGGYVPGTLDGAKDAKGTLYGVPSEFNGTAFAINKKHFKDAGLDPSKPPKTWREVVEYGKALNKAGHKQAFNFLYLHSGWYSQWFQTLANQTGGSILSEDGKTPALQSPGTKAAMNLWVELARTSGIADPKTSSRDATAPYQDLASGTQSMAIVYPWAMEQIQQSNPDTYADLAVVPLPQADPAKPVSRVYGYFWAVNNASKQKTEAWKFISYLASQHDRWLSDVSFVQPVTDWQSSEPAKKTPFIDVIAAAYAQGRYDQVGPHWNEVQDVIRKAVDEAVFDGRPVDDVLKEADESVRRSIG; this comes from the coding sequence ATGCCCAGGTATCGCCATTACCGGCGTCTCTCGGTGATCGCCGCCACCCTCGTCGTCGGAGCCGGGATGACCGCCGCGTGCGGCGGCGGCGACGGCGGCGGCGGCGACGGCGCCTCGACCGGCACGGTGAAGCTCAGCTTCTGGACCCACACCCACCCGCCGATGATCGACCTCAACAAGAAGCTCATCGCCGAGTACGAGAAGAGCCACCCGAACGTCAAGATCGAGTACCAGACGATCCCGAACACCGAGTTCGGCACCAAGATGCTCACCTCGCTCAGCACGGGAGCGGGGCCGGACATCATCAACATGGACGACAACGCGCTGCGCGGCGAGTACATCCCCAAGAACCTGCTCGCGCCGGTCGACCCGGCCGGGTTCGGCAAGTCGTCGGCCGCCGAGATCGAGGGCGGCTACGTGCCCGGCACGCTGGACGGGGCCAAGGACGCCAAGGGCACGCTGTACGGGGTGCCGAGCGAGTTCAACGGCACGGCGTTCGCGATCAACAAGAAGCACTTCAAGGACGCCGGGCTCGACCCGTCCAAGCCCCCGAAGACCTGGCGTGAGGTCGTCGAGTACGGCAAGGCGCTCAACAAGGCCGGGCACAAGCAGGCGTTCAACTTCCTCTACCTGCACTCCGGCTGGTACAGCCAGTGGTTCCAGACCCTGGCCAACCAGACCGGCGGGTCGATCCTGTCGGAGGACGGCAAGACCCCCGCGCTGCAATCGCCCGGCACCAAGGCGGCGATGAACCTGTGGGTCGAGCTGGCCCGCACCTCCGGCATCGCCGACCCCAAGACCTCCTCGCGGGACGCGACGGCGCCGTACCAGGACCTGGCGAGCGGCACGCAATCCATGGCGATCGTCTACCCGTGGGCGATGGAGCAGATCCAGCAGTCCAACCCCGACACCTACGCCGACCTGGCCGTGGTGCCGCTCCCCCAGGCCGACCCGGCCAAGCCGGTCAGCCGCGTGTACGGCTACTTCTGGGCGGTGAACAACGCGAGCAAGCAGAAGACCGAGGCGTGGAAGTTCATCTCCTACCTGGCGAGCCAGCACGACCGGTGGCTGAGCGACGTGAGCTTCGTCCAGCCGGTGACCGACTGGCAGTCCAGTGAGCCGGCCAAGAAGACGCCGTTCATCGACGTGATCGCGGCCGCCTACGCGCAGGGCCGCTACGACCAGGTCGGCCCGCACTGGAACGAGGTCCAGGACGTCATCCGCAAGGCGGTGGACGAGGCCGTGTTCGACGGCAGGCCGGTGGACGACGTGCTCAAGGAGGCCGACGAGTCGGTCCGGCGGAGCATCGGCTGA
- a CDS encoding SRPBCC family protein, with product MSEAEHHNAHRWAGVLGWVSAGLGVLQVAAPDTVVRVIGAGDRPWARRVVRLIGLRELFHAAVLLGSRRPAPLVWTRVAGDAMDLALLGRLMAEREDGGRRRLAASTAAVTGITFADIVTAVRGGHEPGLPPHRLTNLRAAITVNRPRREVYRFWRDIENLPRFMIHLESVEPIAGGYSHWRAKGPAHKSVEWDAEIIEDQTEQLIAWRSVEGATVRNRGSVRFTDAPGGRGTEVRVDIDYDPPAGKVGLAFARLLGEHPQQQVCDDLRRFKQVMETGEVARSEGSPEGTRARRQLFQRPAQPVR from the coding sequence ATGAGCGAAGCAGAACACCACAACGCCCACCGCTGGGCCGGCGTCCTCGGATGGGTCAGCGCCGGCCTGGGCGTCCTGCAGGTCGCCGCGCCCGACACCGTCGTCCGGGTGATCGGCGCCGGGGACAGGCCGTGGGCCCGCCGCGTGGTGCGGCTGATCGGCCTGCGGGAGCTGTTCCATGCGGCCGTCCTGCTCGGGAGCCGCAGACCGGCCCCCCTGGTGTGGACCCGCGTGGCGGGCGACGCCATGGACCTGGCCCTGCTGGGCCGCCTGATGGCCGAGCGCGAGGACGGCGGACGGCGGCGCCTCGCCGCGAGCACCGCCGCCGTAACCGGCATCACCTTCGCCGACATCGTCACCGCGGTGCGCGGCGGCCACGAGCCGGGCCTTCCGCCGCACCGCCTCACCAACCTGCGCGCGGCCATCACCGTCAACCGGCCGCGCCGGGAGGTCTACCGGTTCTGGCGCGACATCGAGAACCTTCCGCGCTTCATGATCCACCTGGAGTCGGTGGAGCCGATCGCGGGCGGATACTCGCACTGGAGGGCCAAGGGCCCCGCCCACAAGAGCGTCGAGTGGGACGCCGAGATCATCGAGGACCAGACCGAGCAGCTGATCGCCTGGCGGTCGGTCGAGGGCGCCACCGTGCGCAACCGGGGCTCGGTGCGCTTCACCGACGCCCCCGGCGGGCGCGGCACCGAGGTCCGGGTGGACATCGACTACGACCCGCCCGCGGGCAAGGTCGGCCTCGCCTTCGCCCGGCTGCTCGGCGAGCACCCCCAGCAGCAGGTGTGCGACGACCTGCGCCGGTTCAAGCAGGTCATGGAGACCGGCGAGGTGGCCCGCTCGGAAGGCAGCCCCGAGGGCACCCGCGCCCGGCGGCAGCTCTTCCAGCGCCCCGCGCAGCCGGTCAGGTGA
- a CDS encoding carbohydrate ABC transporter permease: MSRRDLVGATLSFPALALFALFAIYPGLRVFYLSLFDYSLTSPATFVGLENFRFLATDPRFHEALLNSLFYTVGTYLPALVLALMLAMALHRRMAGGGWIRLLYFLPVATSWVAISVVWRLVLHPHGLLNQTLGLDVTWLTSSAAAPWALVIMSVWKETGFFLILFLAGLSRLPREVFEAAQVDGAGAWRRFWHITFPLLKPVTAICSVMAIIRGLQAFSPQVVLTDGGFGTEVVNLFVYKTAFENARMGRASAVAVFMFFVLICVTLAQLRLFRREDA; the protein is encoded by the coding sequence GTGAGCCGCAGGGACCTGGTCGGGGCGACGCTCTCCTTCCCCGCGCTGGCGCTCTTCGCGCTCTTCGCGATCTATCCGGGCCTGCGGGTGTTCTACCTCAGCCTGTTCGACTACAGCCTGACCAGCCCCGCGACGTTCGTCGGGCTGGAGAACTTCCGTTTCCTGGCCACGGACCCCCGCTTCCACGAGGCCCTGCTGAACTCGTTGTTCTACACGGTGGGGACCTACCTTCCCGCGCTGGTCCTGGCGCTCATGCTGGCCATGGCGCTGCACCGGCGCATGGCGGGCGGCGGCTGGATCCGCCTGCTGTACTTCCTGCCGGTGGCGACGAGCTGGGTGGCCATCTCAGTGGTCTGGCGTCTGGTCCTGCACCCGCACGGGCTGCTGAACCAGACGCTCGGCCTGGACGTGACGTGGCTGACCAGCTCGGCGGCGGCCCCGTGGGCGCTGGTGATCATGAGCGTCTGGAAGGAGACCGGCTTCTTCCTCATCCTGTTCCTCGCCGGGCTCTCCCGCCTGCCCCGCGAGGTCTTCGAGGCCGCCCAGGTGGACGGCGCGGGGGCCTGGCGGCGGTTCTGGCACATCACCTTCCCGCTGCTCAAGCCCGTCACGGCGATCTGCTCCGTCATGGCGATCATCCGCGGGCTCCAGGCGTTCAGCCCCCAGGTCGTGCTGACCGACGGCGGGTTCGGCACCGAGGTGGTCAACCTGTTCGTCTACAAGACCGCGTTCGAGAACGCCCGCATGGGCCGGGCCAGTGCGGTGGCGGTGTTCATGTTCTTCGTCCTGATCTGCGTGACCCTGGCCCAGCTCCGCCTCTTCCGCAGGGAGGACGCGTGA
- a CDS encoding N-acetylglucosamine kinase: MTGGSSPGGPGVLVAVDSGQSSLRLAVLGSGAVHEAPGFSYSAGDPVAALTRTIGAAWEAAGSPGPVARAVLGLTGLPSRPEVRARLAAAIAALLDAREIVLAADNVTAHAGGLPGGHGVVMTIGTGVGCLAVDAATRTARRVDGWGHLFGDDGSAFAVGRAGIAAVLRAVDGRGPRTALAGPAGRRYGSVHEMTFALYTSRNTVDDTARFAPEVVAAAEAGDEVADGIVRAAGHALAHTATAAVATISGDDPVPLARTGRLVEGDSLLVRTFLTGLAAACPRARPVPAEGTSLDGARRLATAPDPGAQGLPVHIYRGS; encoded by the coding sequence ATGACCGGCGGCTCCTCGCCCGGGGGGCCGGGCGTGCTGGTGGCCGTGGACAGCGGCCAGTCCAGCCTGCGGCTGGCCGTCCTCGGCTCGGGCGCGGTCCACGAGGCGCCCGGCTTCAGCTACTCGGCCGGCGATCCGGTCGCCGCGCTGACGCGGACCATCGGCGCGGCGTGGGAGGCCGCGGGCTCCCCCGGCCCCGTGGCCCGCGCCGTGCTCGGCCTGACCGGCCTGCCGTCCCGCCCCGAGGTGCGCGCCCGCCTCGCCGCGGCGATCGCGGCGCTGCTGGACGCCCGTGAGATCGTGCTGGCCGCCGACAACGTCACCGCGCACGCCGGGGGGCTGCCCGGCGGGCACGGCGTGGTGATGACGATCGGCACCGGGGTCGGCTGCCTCGCGGTCGACGCGGCCACGCGCACCGCGCGCCGCGTCGACGGGTGGGGCCACCTGTTCGGCGACGACGGCAGCGCCTTCGCCGTCGGCCGCGCGGGGATCGCCGCGGTGCTGCGCGCGGTGGACGGCCGCGGCCCGCGCACCGCGCTCGCCGGACCCGCCGGGCGGCGCTACGGCTCGGTCCACGAGATGACGTTCGCCCTCTACACCTCGCGCAACACCGTCGACGACACCGCCAGGTTCGCCCCCGAAGTGGTCGCGGCGGCCGAGGCGGGGGACGAGGTGGCCGACGGCATCGTCCGCGCGGCCGGGCACGCGCTGGCCCACACGGCCACGGCGGCGGTCGCCACGATCTCCGGCGACGACCCGGTCCCGCTGGCGCGCACGGGGCGGCTCGTCGAAGGGGACAGCCTGCTCGTCCGCACCTTCCTGACCGGCCTCGCCGCCGCCTGCCCGCGCGCGCGGCCCGTGCCCGCCGAGGGCACGTCCCTGGACGGCGCGCGCAGGCTCGCCACCGCGCCGGACCCCGGCGCCCAGGGTCTGCCCGTTCATATCTACCGAGGTTCGTGA
- a CDS encoding carbohydrate ABC transporter permease, whose protein sequence is MTALARTGRVLRWAAVTAGGLAFAAVLAYAAVSAVKPAGEVLAVPLSWLPSSVEWHNIVLPFTETPFARYFGNSVFVGVTVTLLNVVTCTLAGYSFSKFSYPGRNVAFVVVLATLMVPLEVIYVPLYALIYDLGWVNSFAGLIVPAGTSAFGIFLMRQSIDTIPDELLEAARIDGAGVLRSLARIVVPLVRGPMAALALFIFMMNWDSHLWPLLVAGDDDHRTLPVGLAAMQANNLGASGVPMMMAAAVLAMLPTVLLFLSLQRRFVEGVAMSAGLR, encoded by the coding sequence GTGACCGCCCTCGCCCGGACCGGCCGGGTGCTGCGCTGGGCGGCGGTGACCGCGGGCGGCCTCGCGTTCGCGGCGGTCCTGGCCTACGCGGCGGTGTCGGCGGTCAAGCCGGCGGGCGAGGTGCTCGCCGTGCCGTTGAGCTGGCTGCCGAGCAGCGTCGAGTGGCACAACATCGTGCTGCCCTTCACCGAGACGCCGTTCGCCCGCTACTTCGGCAACAGCGTGTTCGTCGGCGTCACGGTGACGCTGCTGAACGTCGTCACCTGCACGCTCGCCGGGTACAGCTTCTCGAAGTTCAGCTACCCCGGCCGCAACGTCGCGTTCGTCGTCGTGCTCGCCACGCTGATGGTGCCGCTCGAGGTCATCTACGTGCCCCTGTACGCGCTGATCTACGACCTCGGATGGGTCAACAGCTTCGCCGGGCTGATCGTCCCCGCGGGCACCAGCGCGTTCGGCATCTTCCTGATGCGGCAGAGCATCGACACCATCCCCGACGAACTGCTGGAGGCGGCACGGATCGACGGCGCGGGGGTGCTGCGCAGCCTCGCGCGGATCGTCGTCCCGCTCGTGCGCGGCCCCATGGCGGCCCTGGCGCTGTTCATCTTCATGATGAACTGGGACAGCCACCTGTGGCCGCTGCTGGTCGCGGGCGACGACGACCACCGCACGCTGCCTGTCGGCCTCGCCGCCATGCAGGCCAACAACCTGGGCGCGAGCGGCGTGCCGATGATGATGGCCGCGGCGGTGCTGGCCATGCTGCCCACGGTGCTGCTGTTCCTGTCCCTGCAGCGGCGGTTCGTCGAGGGCGTGGCGATGAGCGCGGGCCTTCGATGA
- a CDS encoding N-acetylmannosamine-6-phosphate 2-epimerase: MLPFPSRSLVVSCQATASSPLRDPDPMARMARAAEEGGAVAIRANGPADVAAIARAVAIPIIGINKTGDPRGVYITPTADAAGEVVAAGARLVAVDGTTRPRPDGATLAEQIARIHDEYGVPVMADVDHHEAGLAAREAGADIVATTLSGYTGPGPVPEGPDLELVASLVAALDCPVIAEGRYWTPEQAREAVEAGAYAVVVGTAITNPGALTGRFRRALS, encoded by the coding sequence ATGCTGCCATTCCCATCGCGTTCGCTGGTCGTCTCCTGCCAGGCGACGGCGTCCAGTCCGCTGCGGGACCCCGACCCCATGGCCAGGATGGCCCGCGCCGCCGAGGAGGGCGGAGCCGTCGCGATCCGCGCCAACGGCCCCGCCGACGTGGCGGCGATCGCGCGCGCGGTCGCGATCCCGATCATCGGCATCAACAAGACCGGCGATCCGCGTGGCGTCTACATCACGCCCACCGCCGACGCCGCGGGCGAGGTCGTCGCCGCCGGGGCCAGGCTGGTGGCCGTCGACGGCACGACCCGGCCCCGGCCGGACGGCGCCACGCTCGCCGAGCAGATCGCGCGGATCCACGACGAGTACGGCGTGCCGGTCATGGCGGACGTGGACCACCACGAGGCGGGGCTCGCCGCCCGCGAGGCGGGCGCGGACATCGTCGCGACCACGCTGTCCGGCTACACGGGCCCTGGGCCCGTGCCCGAGGGCCCCGACCTGGAACTGGTCGCCTCGCTGGTCGCCGCGCTGGACTGCCCCGTGATCGCGGAGGGCCGGTACTGGACGCCCGAGCAGGCGCGCGAGGCCGTCGAGGCGGGCGCCTACGCGGTCGTCGTCGGCACGGCGATCACCAACCCCGGCGCGCTCACCGGCCGCTTCCGGCGGGCCCTTTCATGA